A genomic stretch from Kribbella amoyensis includes:
- a CDS encoding NAD-dependent malic enzyme: MTALPSVSYSITVRLEVPAGGSTVSKLTTAVEAAGGLVTALDVTASGHERLRIDVTCAAADTEHAGRLVEAMRAVPGVEIARVSDRTFLMHLGGKISMEAKHPIRNRDDLSMIYTPGVARVCLAIAANPDDARRLTIKRNSVAVVTDGSAVLGLGNIGPKAALPVMEGKAALFKRFAGIDAWPLCLDTQDPDEIVGIVKAIAPGFAGINLEDISAPRCFEIEAKLREELDIPVFHDDQHGTAVVVLAALYNALRVVGKDISAVRVVMSGAGAAGTAILKLLIAAGVKDSIVADIAGVIHVGRDGLSPELRWIAENTNAAKYSGDLKGALAGADVFIGVSAPNILNGDDIATMNDGAIVFALANPDPEVDPASAGEHAAVVATGRSDFPNQINNVLVFPGVFRGLLDAQSSKVSIEMELAAAQALAGVVTDDELNADYIVPSVFHPEVHTMVAHAVRDAAGGTSHTGEHYPDDSPHL; this comes from the coding sequence GTGACTGCCTTGCCGAGCGTTTCCTACTCCATCACCGTTCGCCTCGAGGTGCCCGCGGGCGGCTCGACGGTGAGCAAGCTGACGACCGCGGTCGAGGCGGCCGGCGGTCTGGTCACCGCCCTCGACGTGACCGCCTCCGGTCACGAGCGGCTGCGGATCGACGTGACCTGCGCCGCCGCGGACACCGAGCACGCCGGCCGCCTGGTCGAGGCGATGCGCGCGGTGCCCGGCGTCGAGATCGCCCGGGTCTCGGACCGGACCTTCCTGATGCACCTCGGCGGCAAGATCTCGATGGAGGCCAAGCACCCGATCCGTAACCGGGACGACCTCTCGATGATCTACACGCCGGGCGTCGCGCGGGTCTGCCTGGCGATCGCGGCGAACCCGGACGACGCCCGCCGGCTGACCATCAAGCGGAACAGCGTCGCCGTGGTCACCGACGGCTCCGCGGTGCTCGGCCTGGGCAACATCGGCCCCAAGGCGGCGCTACCGGTGATGGAGGGCAAGGCGGCGCTGTTCAAGCGGTTCGCCGGGATCGACGCCTGGCCGCTGTGCCTGGACACCCAGGACCCGGACGAGATCGTCGGCATCGTCAAGGCGATCGCGCCGGGCTTCGCCGGGATCAACCTGGAGGACATCTCCGCGCCGCGCTGCTTCGAGATCGAGGCCAAGCTGCGCGAGGAACTGGACATCCCGGTCTTCCACGACGACCAGCACGGTACGGCGGTCGTCGTGCTCGCCGCCCTGTACAACGCGTTGCGCGTGGTCGGTAAGGACATCAGCGCTGTCCGGGTGGTGATGTCGGGCGCGGGCGCGGCCGGGACGGCGATCCTCAAGCTGCTGATCGCGGCCGGGGTCAAGGACTCCATCGTCGCGGACATCGCCGGCGTCATCCACGTCGGCCGGGACGGGCTGTCGCCGGAGCTGCGCTGGATCGCGGAGAACACCAACGCGGCCAAGTACAGCGGCGACCTGAAGGGCGCGCTGGCCGGCGCGGACGTGTTCATCGGGGTCTCGGCGCCGAACATCCTGAACGGCGACGACATCGCCACCATGAACGACGGCGCGATCGTGTTCGCGCTGGCGAACCCGGATCCCGAGGTGGACCCGGCGTCGGCCGGTGAGCACGCGGCCGTCGTCGCGACCGGGCGCAGCGACTTCCCGAACCAGATCAACAACGTGCTGGTCTTCCCGGGCGTCTTCCGCGGTCTGCTCGACGCGCAGTCGTCGAAGGTGTCGATCGAGATGGAGCTCGCGGCCGCGCAGGCGCTGGCCGGCGTGGTCACCGACGACGAGCTGAACGCCGACTACATCGTGCCGAGCGTGTTCCACCCCGAGGTGCACACGATGGTCGCGCACGCGGTCCGGGACGCGGCCGGCGGTACCTCCCACACCGGTGAGCACTACCCGGACGACTCGCCGCACCTCTGA
- a CDS encoding LacI family DNA-binding transcriptional regulator, protein MATISDVAALAGVSTATVSRALNGKATVDPELAARVRKAAGELGYRPNGPARNLRRQEAAVVALIISDVENPFWTAVARGVEDVAHEVGYSVVLCNSDESADKESRYVDVAIQERVAGVILSPTGSTSSVEKLAARGTAFVAVDRPLPHESDVVLVDTRAAARQATEHLIAQGYERVGCVTGPAGVRTADDRLAGYRDALRAAKRRSTAKLVRRTEYKAAGAHKAARELLEQAEPPDALLVANSAMAVGVLQALQEHGVRLGREVGLVSFDDAPWAALIDPPLSVVAQPAYEIGTVAARLLLARITDSTRPPTTTTLGARLIERGSSHRG, encoded by the coding sequence GTGGCCACCATCAGCGATGTCGCGGCGCTCGCCGGGGTCTCGACGGCGACCGTCTCGCGGGCGCTGAACGGCAAGGCCACGGTCGATCCCGAGCTGGCCGCCCGGGTCCGCAAGGCCGCCGGCGAGCTCGGCTACCGGCCGAACGGCCCGGCCCGCAACCTGCGCCGCCAGGAGGCCGCGGTCGTCGCGCTGATCATCTCCGACGTGGAGAACCCGTTCTGGACCGCGGTCGCCCGCGGGGTCGAGGACGTCGCGCACGAGGTCGGGTACTCGGTCGTCCTCTGCAACTCCGACGAGAGCGCCGACAAGGAGAGCCGGTACGTCGACGTGGCGATCCAAGAGCGGGTCGCGGGCGTGATCCTGTCCCCCACCGGGTCGACGTCGTCGGTGGAGAAGCTGGCGGCCCGTGGGACGGCGTTCGTCGCGGTCGACCGGCCGTTGCCGCATGAGAGTGACGTGGTCCTCGTCGACACCCGGGCCGCGGCCCGGCAGGCGACCGAGCACTTGATTGCCCAAGGCTACGAACGCGTCGGCTGCGTGACCGGCCCGGCCGGGGTACGGACGGCGGACGACCGCCTCGCCGGGTACCGCGACGCGTTGCGGGCCGCGAAGCGCAGGAGTACGGCCAAGCTGGTCCGCCGGACGGAGTACAAGGCCGCCGGTGCACACAAGGCGGCCCGCGAACTGCTGGAGCAGGCGGAACCGCCGGACGCGTTGCTCGTCGCGAACAGCGCGATGGCGGTCGGCGTCCTGCAAGCCCTGCAGGAGCACGGGGTACGCCTGGGCCGTGAGGTGGGCCTGGTCTCCTTCGACGACGCACCGTGGGCCGCGCTGATCGACCCGCCGTTGTCGGTGGTCGCGCAACCGGCGTACGAGATCGGCACCGTGGCCGCAAGGTTGCTGCTGGCAAGGATCACCGACAGTACCCGGCCCCCGACCACCACCACCCTCGGCGCCCGCCTGATCGAACGCGGCAGCTCCCACCGCGGCTGA
- a CDS encoding substrate-binding domain-containing protein: MKIHKLSLAVAAVTALVLAGCGTTSERTADGPQAQSSKECKGADGKYVIGMSQANVAEPYRQRMDDDIKTAAEEVPQFEVKFADAAQDNAKQVADVENYITQQIDLLIISPNEAKPLTAVVKKAYDKGIPVIVLDRKVEGDAYTGFIGGDNVQIGTEAGKYVAEKVLPDGGTVVELKGLAGATPQAERNQGFAAGIKANPKIKIVATASGDWLREKGQAQMDALLKANPKIDVVYAHNDPMAEGAYLAAKAVGREKEMKFIGIDALPIPSGGIKAVEQGRLTATFTYPTNGKEAIAAAKKILVDCGTIDKTQTLPTRLIDKANAAQIYADENPTG; encoded by the coding sequence ATGAAGATCCACAAGTTGTCACTGGCCGTCGCGGCCGTGACCGCCCTGGTGCTGGCCGGCTGCGGAACCACCAGCGAACGTACCGCCGACGGTCCGCAGGCGCAGAGCTCCAAGGAGTGCAAGGGGGCCGACGGCAAGTACGTGATCGGGATGAGCCAGGCCAACGTGGCCGAGCCGTACCGGCAGCGGATGGACGACGACATCAAGACGGCCGCCGAGGAGGTGCCGCAGTTCGAGGTGAAGTTCGCCGACGCCGCGCAGGACAACGCCAAGCAGGTCGCGGACGTGGAGAACTACATCACCCAGCAGATCGACCTGCTGATCATCAGCCCGAACGAGGCCAAGCCGCTGACCGCGGTGGTGAAGAAGGCCTACGACAAGGGCATCCCGGTGATCGTGCTGGACCGCAAGGTCGAGGGCGACGCGTACACCGGCTTCATCGGTGGCGACAACGTGCAGATCGGCACCGAGGCCGGCAAGTACGTCGCCGAGAAGGTGCTGCCGGACGGCGGCACCGTGGTCGAGCTCAAGGGCCTGGCCGGCGCCACCCCGCAGGCCGAGCGGAACCAGGGCTTCGCCGCCGGGATCAAGGCGAACCCGAAGATCAAGATCGTCGCGACCGCGAGCGGTGACTGGCTGCGGGAGAAGGGCCAGGCGCAGATGGACGCGCTGCTCAAGGCGAACCCGAAGATCGACGTGGTCTACGCCCACAACGACCCGATGGCCGAGGGCGCGTACCTGGCCGCGAAGGCGGTCGGCCGGGAGAAGGAGATGAAGTTCATCGGGATCGACGCGCTGCCGATCCCGTCCGGCGGGATCAAGGCGGTGGAGCAGGGCCGGCTGACGGCCACCTTCACGTACCCGACCAACGGCAAGGAAGCGATCGCCGCGGCGAAGAAGATCCTGGTGGACTGCGGCACCATCGACAAGACCCAGACCCTGCCGACCCGGCTGATCGACAAGGCCAACGCGGCCCAGATCTACGCCGACGAGAACCCGACCGGCTGA
- a CDS encoding ABC transporter permease, translated as MTDVKGQATATATPVEKASGGVVATLFRFQSVFGLLAVFVAAIIFSPRRNGEILFLSADNLANVVRAVSEIGIIAVGMTFVILIGGIDLSVGAVLGLAAVGSAVLMVESDWGFLPSVVLVLAIGLVFGALQGMATAMIGIQSFIVTLAGLQIARGLARIWSDGQGVAIAYGDGPNEAPESFAILGERTFGGLVPIPVLIFAVVAIAAVVFLRISAFSRHLYAVGGNEKAARLSGVPVIRVKIAVFAICGLLASLAGIVHAVQLNQGSPNDGIGYELDAIAAVVIGGTSLAGGRGSVAGTIAGALLLGVLNNILALNNIDSNIQLLIKGLVIVAAAALQRLRPAS; from the coding sequence GTGACCGACGTAAAAGGCCAGGCCACCGCCACCGCGACGCCGGTCGAGAAGGCGTCCGGCGGGGTGGTCGCGACGCTGTTCCGGTTCCAGAGTGTGTTCGGGCTGCTCGCGGTGTTCGTCGCGGCGATCATCTTCTCGCCCCGGCGCAACGGCGAGATCCTCTTCCTGTCCGCGGACAACCTGGCCAACGTGGTCCGCGCCGTGTCCGAGATCGGCATCATCGCGGTCGGGATGACGTTCGTGATCCTGATCGGCGGGATCGACCTGTCCGTCGGCGCGGTGCTCGGGCTGGCCGCGGTCGGTTCGGCGGTGCTGATGGTGGAGAGCGACTGGGGCTTCCTGCCGTCGGTCGTCCTCGTCCTCGCGATCGGTCTCGTCTTCGGCGCGTTGCAGGGGATGGCGACCGCGATGATCGGGATCCAGTCCTTCATCGTCACGCTGGCCGGATTACAGATAGCCAGAGGTCTGGCCCGGATCTGGTCCGACGGGCAGGGCGTCGCGATCGCGTACGGCGACGGGCCGAACGAGGCACCGGAGTCGTTCGCGATCCTCGGTGAGCGGACATTCGGCGGCCTGGTCCCGATCCCGGTACTGATCTTCGCGGTGGTGGCGATCGCGGCCGTGGTGTTCCTGCGGATCAGCGCGTTCTCCCGGCACCTGTACGCGGTCGGCGGCAACGAGAAGGCGGCGCGGCTGTCCGGGGTGCCGGTGATCCGGGTCAAGATCGCCGTGTTCGCGATCTGCGGGCTGCTCGCCTCGCTGGCCGGCATCGTGCACGCGGTCCAGCTGAACCAGGGCAGCCCGAACGACGGCATCGGGTACGAGCTGGACGCGATCGCGGCCGTCGTGATCGGCGGCACCAGCCTGGCCGGCGGCCGCGGGTCCGTCGCCGGGACGATCGCGGGCGCGCTGCTGCTCGGCGTCCTCAACAACATCCTTGCCCTGAACAACATCGACTCCAACATCCAGCTCCTGATCAAGGGTCTGGTGATCGTTGCCGCGGCCGCGCTGCAACGGCTCCGGCCCGCCTCGTGA
- a CDS encoding glycoside hydrolase family 16 protein, whose translation MRKILTALLGLSLAATAVTAIGSAASADDQGSASSAGTAAPGKLVFADEFDGSAIDRDKWAIHSNAEADQCLGNKGNQELEWHTWDALSVANGVLTITARKNNPHPGYEWSSGLITTGQACGHEPRNSFAVQPGDYVETRLKLPAARGFWPSTWTWNGNGSNEQDTYEFYSDNHTNLYLTNHQAGGGSCTYESPADLTKDWHTIAQQLGPDRTTWYLDGRKICEQGAYSGTGDALILDRFVYSKIPPTVTEESMQIDHVRVYRP comes from the coding sequence GCTGAGCCTGGCCGCGACCGCCGTGACCGCGATCGGCTCGGCCGCATCCGCCGACGACCAGGGCTCCGCGTCCTCGGCCGGTACCGCGGCACCGGGCAAGCTCGTGTTCGCGGACGAGTTCGACGGGTCCGCGATCGACCGGGACAAGTGGGCGATCCACTCGAACGCGGAGGCCGACCAGTGCCTCGGCAACAAGGGCAACCAGGAGCTCGAGTGGCACACCTGGGACGCGCTCTCGGTGGCGAACGGCGTGCTCACCATCACCGCCCGGAAGAACAACCCGCACCCCGGGTATGAGTGGTCGAGCGGCCTGATTACCACCGGCCAGGCCTGCGGGCACGAGCCGCGGAACTCCTTCGCCGTCCAGCCGGGCGACTACGTGGAGACCCGGCTGAAGCTGCCGGCGGCGCGCGGATTCTGGCCGTCCACGTGGACCTGGAACGGCAACGGGTCCAACGAGCAGGACACGTACGAGTTCTACAGCGACAACCACACCAACCTGTACCTCACCAACCACCAGGCCGGCGGCGGCAGCTGCACGTACGAGTCGCCTGCGGACCTCACCAAGGATTGGCACACGATCGCCCAGCAGCTCGGCCCGGACCGCACCACCTGGTACCTGGACGGCCGGAAGATCTGCGAGCAGGGCGCGTACTCCGGGACCGGCGACGCGCTCATCCTCGACAGGTTCGTCTACAGCAAGATCCCGCCGACGGTGACCGAAGAGTCGATGCAGATCGACCACGTCCGCGTCTATCGCCCCTGA
- a CDS encoding DUF3039 domain-containing protein, with product MSTQLSPGAETVTDERTLPSLDEGDHERFSHYVPKDKLTEAMVMGTPVVALCGKVWVPSRDPQKFPVCPECKEIWDSLNPGDDDGDGDE from the coding sequence ATGAGCACTCAGTTGAGTCCTGGCGCCGAGACGGTCACCGACGAGCGCACGCTGCCGTCGCTGGACGAGGGTGACCACGAGCGGTTCTCGCACTACGTGCCGAAGGACAAGCTGACCGAGGCGATGGTGATGGGTACGCCGGTGGTCGCACTGTGCGGCAAGGTCTGGGTACCCAGCCGGGATCCGCAGAAGTTCCCGGTCTGCCCGGAGTGCAAGGAGATCTGGGACTCGCTCAACCCCGGTGACGACGACGGCGACGGCGACGAGTAG
- a CDS encoding Uma2 family endonuclease → MTLMEFSPDEPKVPWRPSEPLTKDDLDRMPDDGHRYEVIDGTLLVTPAPSRLHQRVVAAVYRTLFDTCPANLEVLFAPFDVVISPDTVLQPDVLVARREDFTDNDLPKAPLLAVEVLSASTKRIDVMLKWSRLEAAGCPAYWVVDPDTPSLIGWELRDGAYAQVAKVAGDEPVVLTSPYDVTVVPADLIL, encoded by the coding sequence ATGACACTCATGGAATTCAGCCCGGACGAGCCGAAGGTCCCCTGGCGGCCCAGCGAGCCGCTGACCAAGGACGACCTCGACAGGATGCCCGATGACGGGCACCGGTACGAGGTCATCGACGGGACACTGCTGGTGACCCCGGCGCCGTCACGGCTGCACCAACGCGTGGTGGCAGCTGTCTACCGCACGCTGTTCGACACTTGCCCCGCCAATCTCGAGGTGCTGTTCGCGCCGTTCGACGTGGTCATCTCGCCGGACACCGTCCTGCAACCCGACGTCCTCGTGGCCCGGCGGGAGGATTTCACCGACAACGACCTCCCGAAGGCGCCACTGCTGGCGGTGGAAGTGTTGTCCGCGAGCACGAAGCGCATCGACGTGATGCTCAAGTGGTCCCGGCTCGAGGCGGCGGGCTGCCCGGCGTACTGGGTGGTCGATCCCGACACGCCGAGCCTGATCGGGTGGGAGTTGCGCGACGGGGCATATGCGCAGGTGGCGAAGGTCGCCGGGGACGAGCCGGTGGTCCTGACGAGTCCGTACGACGTCACGGTGGTGCCCGCGGATCTGATCTTGTAG
- a CDS encoding YqgE/AlgH family protein, whose product MTVQTLTGSLLVATPLLDEPPFRRSVILLLDHDDDGALGVVVNRAADLAVDRVLPDWSETVNEPGVLFMGGPVGTDSALAVAEVIDTADPPGWRECFGRIGLIDLDVPPELLEGAIQRMRIFAGYAGWSSGQLEGEITEGAWYVVPSEPDDVFSHRPEDLWRRVLRRQNDQMAYLATYPDDPTQN is encoded by the coding sequence ATGACGGTGCAGACGCTGACCGGATCGCTGCTGGTGGCGACCCCACTGCTCGACGAGCCGCCGTTCCGCCGGTCGGTGATCCTGTTGCTCGACCACGACGACGACGGGGCGCTCGGCGTGGTGGTGAACCGCGCCGCCGACCTCGCCGTCGACCGGGTCCTGCCGGACTGGTCCGAGACGGTGAACGAGCCGGGTGTGCTGTTCATGGGCGGCCCGGTCGGCACCGACAGCGCGCTCGCCGTCGCCGAGGTGATCGACACCGCCGACCCGCCCGGCTGGCGCGAGTGCTTCGGCCGGATCGGGCTGATCGACCTCGACGTCCCGCCGGAGCTGCTGGAAGGCGCGATCCAGCGGATGCGCATCTTCGCCGGCTACGCGGGCTGGTCCAGCGGCCAGCTCGAGGGCGAGATCACCGAGGGCGCCTGGTACGTCGTCCCGTCCGAGCCCGACGACGTGTTCAGCCACCGCCCCGAGGACCTGTGGCGCCGCGTGCTGCGACGCCAGAACGACCAGATGGCTTACCTCGCCACCTACCCGGACGACCCGACCCAGAACTGA
- a CDS encoding DEAD/DEAH box helicase: MLPPAYPDRAAWGTASKLRAWQAEALSLYLDQQPKDFLAVATPGAGKTTFALTVASELLQRRVIERVTVVTPTEHLKVQWAEAADRAGIAIDPAFAGRRGKTNKDFQGVAVTYAGVAVNPLAFRVRTERFRTLVIMDEVHHGGDALSWGDGVREAFEPATRRLALTGTPFRSDDNPIPFVTYEHGHDGAARSKADYTYGYGHALRDHVVRPVIFMSYSGEMRWRTKAGDEVAARLGEPLTKDLTAQALRTALDPAGEWMQAVLAAADKRLTEVRRHMPDAGGLVISGDQNTARAYAKLLREITGEAPTVVLSDEKAASKKIAAFSEGEQRWMVAVRMVSEGVDVPRLAVGVYATPTSTPLFFAQAVGRFVRARKRGETASVFVPSVTRLLGFAAEMEVERDHVLGRKNSSEDGDIFALEDDLIKQANQAEGASDELDAKFEALGSDASFDRVVFDGGDYGTGGDLASDEELDFLGLPGLLEPDQVRELLRKRQAKSIAQQKRSQRSTAAEPEDPTPTELATHEQIALLRRELNGLVAAWHHRTGQPHGVIHNDLRRKLGGPAAAHASSTQLQERITLLRDWATKRRA, encoded by the coding sequence GTGCTTCCTCCGGCCTACCCGGATCGCGCCGCTTGGGGTACCGCCAGCAAGCTGCGCGCCTGGCAGGCGGAGGCACTCAGCCTCTATCTGGACCAGCAGCCGAAGGACTTCCTCGCCGTCGCGACCCCGGGCGCGGGCAAGACCACGTTCGCGCTGACGGTGGCGTCGGAGCTGCTGCAACGTCGGGTCATCGAGCGGGTCACCGTGGTGACGCCGACCGAGCACCTGAAGGTCCAGTGGGCCGAGGCGGCCGACCGGGCCGGGATCGCGATCGACCCGGCGTTCGCGGGCCGGCGCGGCAAGACCAACAAGGACTTCCAGGGCGTCGCGGTGACGTACGCCGGGGTCGCGGTGAACCCGCTGGCCTTCCGGGTCCGGACCGAGCGGTTCCGCACGCTCGTGATCATGGACGAGGTGCACCACGGCGGCGACGCGCTCAGCTGGGGTGACGGGGTCCGCGAGGCGTTCGAGCCGGCGACCCGCCGGCTCGCGCTGACCGGGACGCCGTTCCGCAGCGATGACAACCCGATCCCGTTCGTCACCTACGAGCACGGCCACGACGGTGCCGCCCGGAGCAAGGCCGACTACACGTACGGGTACGGTCACGCGCTGCGCGACCACGTGGTCCGGCCAGTCATCTTCATGTCGTACTCCGGTGAGATGCGCTGGCGGACGAAGGCCGGGGACGAGGTCGCCGCCCGGCTCGGCGAGCCGCTCACCAAGGACCTCACCGCCCAGGCGCTGCGGACCGCGCTCGATCCGGCCGGCGAGTGGATGCAGGCCGTTCTGGCCGCTGCGGACAAGCGGCTGACCGAGGTCCGCCGGCACATGCCCGACGCGGGTGGCCTGGTCATCTCCGGTGACCAGAACACGGCCCGCGCGTACGCCAAGCTGCTGCGTGAGATCACCGGTGAGGCGCCGACCGTGGTGCTGTCGGACGAGAAGGCGGCGAGCAAGAAGATCGCGGCGTTCTCCGAGGGCGAGCAGCGCTGGATGGTCGCGGTCCGGATGGTCAGCGAGGGTGTCGACGTCCCCCGGCTCGCCGTCGGGGTGTACGCGACCCCGACCTCGACGCCGCTGTTCTTCGCCCAGGCGGTCGGCCGGTTCGTCCGGGCCCGCAAGCGCGGGGAGACGGCGTCGGTGTTCGTCCCGTCGGTCACCCGGTTGCTCGGCTTCGCGGCCGAGATGGAGGTCGAGCGCGACCACGTCCTCGGCCGGAAGAACTCCAGCGAGGACGGCGACATCTTCGCCCTCGAGGACGACCTGATCAAGCAGGCGAACCAGGCCGAGGGCGCGAGCGACGAGCTGGACGCCAAGTTCGAGGCGCTCGGGTCGGACGCGAGCTTCGACCGGGTCGTGTTCGACGGCGGCGACTACGGCACCGGTGGCGACCTGGCGTCGGACGAGGAGCTGGACTTCCTCGGTCTGCCCGGACTGCTGGAGCCCGACCAGGTCCGCGAGCTGCTCCGCAAACGGCAGGCCAAGTCGATCGCCCAGCAGAAGCGGTCCCAGCGGTCGACGGCCGCCGAGCCGGAGGACCCGACCCCGACCGAGTTGGCGACGCACGAGCAGATCGCGCTGCTCCGCCGCGAGCTCAACGGACTGGTTGCCGCCTGGCATCACCGCACCGGTCAGCCGCACGGCGTGATCCACAACGACCTGCGCCGCAAGCTGGGTGGTCCGGCCGCGGCGCACGCCTCGTCGACCCAGCTGCAGGAGCGCATCACGTTGCTGCGGGACTGGGCCACGAAACGTCGCGCCTGA
- a CDS encoding VanZ family protein: MAHARGRVSGPALRKWGWRGGFLLAVVVQLYGLYAPTQPGPPGIPYLDKVSHCVIFAAVAYLGLRARIPARWLLGALVAHAVVSELIQGYLLPSRSGDPFDALADVLGVAIGAWFGFRALRRAPGAVQKLPGTT, from the coding sequence GTGGCACACGCACGGGGGCGGGTCTCAGGGCCGGCGTTGCGGAAGTGGGGTTGGCGGGGCGGTTTCCTGCTGGCCGTCGTTGTCCAGCTGTACGGGCTGTACGCGCCGACCCAGCCAGGTCCGCCGGGGATTCCGTACCTGGACAAGGTCTCGCACTGCGTGATCTTCGCGGCCGTGGCGTACCTCGGGCTGCGGGCGCGGATCCCGGCGCGGTGGCTGCTGGGAGCCCTGGTCGCGCACGCGGTGGTCAGCGAGCTGATCCAGGGGTACCTGCTGCCGTCGCGCAGTGGCGACCCGTTCGACGCGCTCGCCGATGTGCTCGGGGTGGCGATCGGGGCGTGGTTCGGGTTCCGCGCGCTGCGGCGTGCTCCGGGCGCGGTACAAAAGTTGCCGGGCACGACATGA